The Maniola jurtina chromosome 3, ilManJurt1.1, whole genome shotgun sequence genome segment ttttttgtatcacTTCTTCCTTGTCTGAGTATGGTGGATCATCCGAGGCATGTGATTCTTTTTCAGAATCAGTGTATACGCTATCGTCACAGCTAAATGTTGGTATAATCTTAGTTGGATTTTCTTTAGGAAGCGTGCTTTCTAAAATTTCTAGCTTCTTTAGTTTAATATATCCTAAAAATAGAAACACTATCTgttaataacttaatctattaACCAGTCAAGCATTTAGAATTTAAGAAATATTCATTAAATAGAATTTATTcggtaataaaaatagttaccTGATTGCTTGCTATCTTCTATTCGAAGTTTGTAAAATGGTGCATCAAGTACTGCGCAATAATCAGAAGTATCACCAGGCTCACTTGCTTCTACGTTATCGTATATTATAAATAGTCGAGGAGCTACGATTGGTTCCGACTGATCAGAACGTCTTTGGTAAGTTATATGATCTTGCACACATTCTTGAATTTTATCCGCAAAGAAGACATGCTTATGATGTTGTACCATTGCTTCGTCCATTTGGTGCTGACGTTCGCTGATGGGATTGTTATTAATTTGTTGCACCTCCCTAGAAAATAATCTTTATTATAGAACCAGTAAGTTGCTAtgaaatcttttaaaatatacaattttattttctacaCCAATGACATGTTTATTCGGTACCAAAACCAAATATCAATttaagccttataggatcactttccgtctgtccgtctgtcgtgtctgtcgagaaaacctatagggtacctacttcccgttgacacaGATTCATGTGTGGCAGGTaactaggtaggtcttatagcccaagtaaagaaaaaatccaaaaaccgtgaatttgcggttaaatcacaaaaaagaaGTAAAAATGTGTTcccgaaaaaattaatttacagtaaattaatttttttatgtgaattaattaaaaattgattcacattaacttgcagtgttctaagTGCATAAAAGTGTTAGACCCTACGTATAttcgtacgatggtacggaactgttcgtgtgcgagtctgactcgtacttgaccggtttttattttcgtacctaacaatttatttgaagtTTATATCAAGCCTAAGTGCGCTAAGTAAATGACAAATCAGGAAATCAACTTTTTGgtaaactttaataataattcaaaaatacgtttaaaaaatCACATAATATACAGTACATTAGAGaaactaattaaaacatttaaatcAATTCAGAATCTTTTAAAAATTGAGTGAATAAAAACATCAAATCCATCACCTATAGGTACCCAATCTTTGAAATAGTGTTCATATTACAAATGGTACATTATGTTCAAACTAATTGACCATATATAATGCAACATTATTTGCAATTTATTGTGATGTCATCAAATCTAGAATTATACGTACGTGCAAAATaaattttcttggtttattatcATAAAGAAATCACCGCTAACGAAGCTAGATAACAATATCAGTGTTCTTGAAATTTTATCAATACTTAATGCCTTTATTTCAATATCATATCCGCTAATTATTCTAATTATCTCTTAATTTAATTGTCAAATGTTTTCTTTTCAAAGCCCTGGACTTAGTAATATTGCGTATCTTGACCTTTTCCGACAAAGGATTAcatgtgtttttcttttttgtaaatgAATTATAAAGACTACTAGCTAGTGGAAAATTAATATAAACTGGTAAATACTTCACACAGAGATGAATGTATAAAAATCTAGTTGCACGTAAAATATATggaaaaaattatttaacaatCTTGGATGGATACAATTCATAATATGGCAAATAAATTCCTCCAAAATCCAAAGATTTCTAAAATCTGGTTTTTGTTTTGCTGtacgtttaattattttaagttagTACTTAGCACATTCCGATACTGTACTTAATTATTCTAGAATAACTCTGAACTGAACCTCTAGTAGTATCAATAAAAATGCACTAGATTCTAGAGACTAGAATGTcaattaaaatatctattatttttcctctaataaatatacatatactcATACCTATTTACATTCATTGCTTTATTGATTTATCTATAAACatacaatataaattatttgttgTCAGAAACCCTAATCTATGTGCGTCAGtttctaaaattgtttttaaaatttagttaGGTAATTAGATAACGTACCTTTCATAGTTTTCAAAGAATTGCACGGACATAAGGATGTTGTTCAGTAAGAATGCATCACTGTCAGTAGCAAGTTGAGTTCGCATGGTATCCAAGGCGGCTTCGTCGTAGGAGCGCACTTGGGTAGGCGCAGGGTTTGGCACCGGTGCAAGGGCAGGCTGTGATAACATCGCCGATGGAGATAAGGGTGGATCCTTCACTGGAGCCCTTTTTTGGAGATTAgcattcttttttttcttttcctcTCTTTTCTGCTCTTTCCATTTTTCTCGTTCAAAAAACTTGTCAGGTTCTTTctgaattttctttgatttagAATTGCCCATCGCGAAAGATTTAGATTTCAAATGAATATGCTTTAACTATTGAAACGAAATTACCACTGGATCCATGTTGAAATacatttcttattaaaaaaacaccGCGATATCACTTGGGTACCGATTCCTTGAAGTTTAAAACAGTActgattaaaatatgttcacaaaatcaattcataattattaatcTTATCACTGGTCGATGATTAATTTATTGATCGTCATCGGCACAATAGATTACCGttgcattattttttaaataaaaggagACCCCTTTACTAGAACTATTATTATGATTACCTAGACAACTTTAGGTTTGAGGAATGCGCTACTGACTGGTTCCAGTTCGGCCTACTCTTTACTCATTTTCACGCTATATGAAAATGTATGCAACGAAATCATAGCCGAAACGACATGGTTCAGCTAGGCAAGCATCagggtttattttttataagtcTGTAGAATCTTTGTACGAagcaatcattattaaaattcataaaaaaccgacttcaattatatatattatgtttgtagttattgaagtcggttttttaaaaatttaattagcaATTTTTAGTGGTCATGTTTATTGGtaaatatgctatgcctggtTAAAATCCTACTGTTTACtcaactatacctacctattacactgatcgtgagtaatttactcttgtttctCCACcttcgaagatattcatcagatcttcacaaaATTGAAATGGGGGCCACCTCTAAAGATTgtaattctatttttattttaaatattaaaatgcaaCTACTACAGCCttgaatttttattacataGGTTCCTATCGTATTACGAGTAGATAAGGGTCAAGGTATGATGTTTTTTATGACTTTTTCTAATATCAATAGTTTACATgataaaaatgtatgtaatctttaaaatgaagataaaattattgtaatgttaatACTTAAGAGTGCCTTAACCTATTGAAACTATTGATAGGTAACGTTCAGTTATAAACGATACCCATCGAAAAGTCAGCAGACCTGTGGGCCTGAACGTGCCCTGAACTTCAGtataattcataaaaatataaatagatagGAGCCTACTGTATTCAGTTAAGTACATTGATACATACTTCCAGTTACAATgatatttataagtaggtaaagttaaacataaaattaactaaagaaacaaaagtgaataggtaggtaaataaatatccAATTAATAAGATGTTGCAACAAAATGTAAACAATGCAACGATAACAAAATAAGAAGCAAACAAATCtttgtcaattatttttgtgtagATGAGTTTCGGTTCTTTGGCAATTCTTCAgccacacaaaaaataattgacTATTTCGTCGGTTAGCTAACAATACCGCTCAAAGTCAAAAGGTGGTTCCAACATTTGAGTGCCATTAAATGTAGCTTTTACTCGCGCTTCGATCTAGCTACCAgattcaagtaggtattttgaCTAATTAGCAgccattattaaaaaaattgacagcATTTGACACAGCGTTTAGGCAACTTAATTGTAAAATACCGCACAAATCATCATTCTGATTTCGTTTTTCCCGGTTTAGAAGCTGTAACATTATAAGcttaccaaaaaataaaaacagttaaGTATCAtccaaagcgactacgaagtgGGAACGTCAGTCGCGCGGCGGTCGCCTCCCACGATATTTCAGAGCCATGCCTACGCGATCAAGACGTACCTACCCTGCACGCGTAGATTTGCAGCGTGAACGTTCCTGCATCCCACGTTCTTGACGCGCAGGTTTGACCGTAACTTTATTCGTCTCTTCTCAAAAATTGTATTGTTTGCCAATctaaatctatacttactaatattaaaagaggtaatgtttgtaagtttgtttgtagaaagtaatttctggaactactaaaccgattttgaaaattctttcaccagttgAAAGCTCCTATTCCTATAGccgtattattattttagaaccGGTGAtagattgataatgatgatatacataggtacataacgCAACTACTCAACGCAAGCAGAttcacttaggtacctacatcagaAAGTTGTCCTTTATCCCGTGAAGCCTTCACCAGCAATACCTAACCGTGATCGTTACCTTTTTTGGGTTCCTACCCAGAGGGTGCCAACTGTCAACGGCATCCTATTTACTAAGCCtatgctgtccgtccgtcagtttgtcagtcagcgggctgtatctcgtgaaacgtaataggtagagagttgaaaatttcacagaatatgtaaatctattgccgctataacaataaataagaaatagTTTAAATGGCCaccattcatttttttttttggttttatttcttgtacaaagataaggaacccatcgtgtgcatacagacagacttgaattccgtttttagggttccgtagttttaATGACTTCCAGGTCTGTAATGCTTatacttataaattataatggtACGAAAATACCTACTCAGTTTCCCTTTCCCTTAGTAGTTTTCCCTTTTCTAACccaatttttgtatttttaacccccgacccaaaaagaggggtgttataagtttgacgtgtgtatctgggtatctgtgtatctgtctgtggcaccgtagcgcctaatctaatgaaccgattttaatttagtttttttttttgtttgaaaggtggcttgatcgagagtgttcttagctataacccaagaaaatcggttcagccgtttgaaagttaccagctcttttctagttactgtaaccttcacttgtcgggggtgttataaatttttaatttacacttgttaaactttGAGGAGGAGATCTTTAAAAGCAATcgacacaatattattatcatttttttattacgCATTCTTAAATGTAGATTAATTACAAATTGACTAAttgtatacttaataaaaacaataaattgtaACTTTCAACAATAATTTATAAGGTCCCACATTCTTACTactcaataaatattttctgTAGTCCAAACAACTTTTTGGTACTTGCAAGAGTAAGTATATACTTAcacctttattatattactgttatgttattacataatatattatttctataTATTAGATATATAATATCTAATACTAGCGTTTGTGGAACTACCTACTCTGTCgtgtcaatttaaaaataataaaaattcttttcaGAAACTGATTTCCAAAAGTCATTAgaatgcaaaaaaataatttttaattctacATAACAATTATGTTGAAGTCGGGCGAGAGTCACGCTTTGATTTctagtttattattttacctactcGTACCACACTGTACCTTCCACATGAGTAGGTGCTGTACTATTATGCATTCTGAGACTCGACTGACTTCAACTTAAgtgtagaaaaagaaaaagaaaaaggtataaaattagttattttttactttatttggaagacggtttttgaaaactttaaagTTAATTCAGTCAGACGACACcatagtgtaggtaggtacctacacaaaaaCCCGATTATTATTACTACTCCAGGGACGACTGGTTTATATTCATATGAAGATGTGGGACATCGATGATGTGAGAGGCGGCCTTGGTGGGGTCCTTAGGTTCGTGTGGTTGTAGAGAAGCTAGATTCATGTGTGAGATACGTGAGAGTTCATATTATAAAGGCCTAAATATACaaattaatgtttgtctgtctgtacgtctgttCGTTGTCAATGTGTTCGGCTTCACTCGACCAGAATTTCTGGAAATGGAGCAGATTTACAACAAACGCACACACGTAACACATCGCACTGTCTGGGTAACTCATATtctttacataataaaattattaggtataggCACCTATTAGGGTACCCGTAGATAGGTATGTTTAAGAATAGATAACACTCGTATTAatgttgtaaaataaaatgaggtttatagataggtacttttgtaTAACGTTTCAGCTGGTGaaacaaaatgtttaaattGTCGTTGTAAAACAATTCACTTCGGTCGATGCCTTGTTATGACTTACAAGACAAAagatctataggtacctacctacgcacaGTGCATCATTGACATAGCAAAAATGTTAATAATTCAATGAAGTcaatataaaactttttatgGCAAATGTCTTAGAGATTCGGCCGGAGCTGCACTGACGCTTGGTTCCTCCATATTGTTCGCTATGCTAACCACATCGAGATCGGCATTAGTGTTCTTTTTTCTATggtttttcaactttttcacTTCACCTATCTTCTTGTCCATCAGCCGCCTGAAAGCAAAGTgtcatgtaagtacctacacagTGTAATAACACGGTCTTTAACTGCGCTTCAAATTATCGCCCATTAACGACGAGCAGATGAAACGCCGTAAGTGGGATCTATCCTGGGGAAGTGCAACAAAATCTACTTTTTAAGTAAAAGCCGAATGAGAGCAGCGATCAATCTAAAAAATTCTcttaaaaagctttttatttacCCAGCTACTCTCCTTTACAAGGAAACCGAAGTGCTTAATTCCGTCATGTTACCTATTTGCATTAAAGGTCGCTTAACGCTTGGTACAAGCAAATCCTACAATCTGCGGACATAGATGCAGTGTCCAAGCGAAGACTACCTAGTTAAATTCGACTTCCCAGGGCATTTATTTTTGCAAAGGTTTACAATCAATCGTGCAATCTCAAGAACTGCAGAAATTACTAAATCTTCGTGTCATTAAAGAAAaacttacttttttattattggatTTCCCAGTTTCGATTCCCACGATATTCCCAGTATTAAGAATTGAATCAGGTCTTGTCAGGTTTACCCCGTTAAGTTAGTACCGCAAAGCGCTTTAGAGTTACGGTACACAATAATGTACCTCGTTGAATCGCACTGGGATGAGGAAGGTAACTACACTTACGAGTAACAAAAATGCCGTGCTACTTGCATATTTAACTGCACCGTCACTTTAAGTATGGTGGTCAGATGAAATGGTAGAAAATACTTACTGCTGGCGCCAATCGATGAGTACTCCTAAAACGAAGACCACGATAATGGCGATGAGGATTACAACTGTCACACCCAGAATTGTAGCCACGGTGAGAGCCGGGACCTCTTCTGCGATCACGGATACGCTCGGGTCGGCGGTTGACTCCACCATATCTACAAATACAACATAATTACGTTAAACTGCAAATTTTTCTAACGTACTGCACTTGTGTATACATACCTATACtggtttttatagttttattacactttaaaaatattatattatattaaaattaacacagTGCCCAGTAAAACTGACTGTGGTTTTGTGGCACTGCATGTAGCAGAAataatttcatgtactttgtttaacttaattaattaaagttaaatgagaagtggcgaatgctcgtgaggcgtgtaacatctaccccccaaaacgtcacttcatgatgaccacgaccgctctgccaagagtgtaacgacaaagaaaAAGAAATGCTTGCTGTGAACGTGTACATAATTGGAAATATACTCGATTAAATGGCGGTTTCTTGGCTTTATTGGCTTTATTCTTCAGATATGGCTGATGCTACCATACTTAAGAGTAATTATTGGCACCTAAATGTTTTACGAaggtacttttttaattttggttaaaatttttagttgGTCTGTTAAAGTCAAAACCAGAAGCGCCTCCGTTTCAAGATTTAACTAGCCAATCTTTGGTCCAGGAAGGGTAGTCAAAGACCAAACCTTTACACTTGGCTAACGAATTTACACGGGCCCGGCGTCGGACTGCGCCTAAGAGAACTGGACTATGAGAATCGGGAAAGGGGGGCGAGCTTTCACGAATTTTCCGGGGACAAGGAATAAAAACTGCGTTCCATTTTAAGTAGTTACTTTTAatcaataaagtttatttattttcttgttgAAACCTTTACTCGTGGCAAAAGCCTTACCCATGACCGGATCAAATTACCTAGTATGTATTATTAGGAGTATCGTGAAAAATAAGAGtgaatttaagtaagtaccttcTTTGAACCGTGCGTTATTGTCTTCGAATGTGTCCATGTTTTGAGCTTATTTTCACAGAAGAGCCGAAAATTGAGTGTTATGATCCCATAAAGTATCTGAAACAAACGtaaaataatacttaggtatcttTATGGTGCATTGGGGTAATTTCGACAGGAATTTCTATGAGATAATCTAATGTCTTTGTTTCGGTTAATCATATAATCAACTTTTCTAATTCATGTTAGCTTTTGTTACTAAAAGCTGGAAGCACAGTCGAAGAACCCAAAGTCGTCGGAAAATTCTAATGATTTATGATTTACCTCTCTTTACATACtgaaagatattaaaaaaaaactatctacATTATACCGGTAATgtagatagtttttttttttaatttttagagtgAATTATTGTAATTCGATACATTCAttctaattatacttattaggAGTTCAAGCCCAGTCAACTAGAGGGTAAAAACCACTCGTACCCTACCTAGGTAAAGTAATCAAACGTTGATACGGTTGATACTTTTGGTAGGTAGGCACTTATatgatttgaaattatacttatttaatttcgGATCTcgaaaaaatttatttttgattttagaaaattgccccttagtaggtattttttcaatttagaaaaatgaaaaatatctaATCTGATCtatcataaaatattaagtgTTTTGATATCATTTTTGATAATCAACTCTTGAGATTCAAtcgattaagtaggtatattttattattgcaattttattcatttatactCAAACGAATTCGAAACGAATTCGTTTGAGTATAAATGTCTCTTCTTAAACctacaaaatatgtatatttcatAGTTCATACTAACTATATAAACTTGAAACTAAACAGCAAATCGTACCTATACGCGATCAAAATAACAATAGGAAAGTCCTAACAGCTGTCACTTGAGAAGTACGGTTTCCTCGGAAAATACAAAGAAACAAAagcttttttttactttacttgagTTTTATATCCTttacttaagttttattattacaaaatctaatgaaaaaatatattattaaatttttattatactgtcAGCTAAGAAGTTACAGTCACAATATACGGCGTAAAGATATTCCT includes the following:
- the LOC123880885 gene encoding uncharacterized protein LOC123880885 isoform X1; this translates as MDTFEDNNARFKEGNMVESTADPSVSVIAEEVPALTVATILGVTVVILIAIIVVFVLGVLIDWRQQRLMDKKIGEVKKLKNHRKKNTNADLDVVSIANNMEEPSVSAAPAESLRHLP
- the LOC123880885 gene encoding uncharacterized protein LOC123880885 isoform X2 gives rise to the protein MDTFEDNNARFKEDMVESTADPSVSVIAEEVPALTVATILGVTVVILIAIIVVFVLGVLIDWRQQRLMDKKIGEVKKLKNHRKKNTNADLDVVSIANNMEEPSVSAAPAESLRHLP